One Aulosira sp. FACHB-615 DNA segment encodes these proteins:
- the remA gene encoding extracellular matrix/biofilm regulator RemA, producing MDIQLINIGFGNIVSANKVVAIVSPESAPIKRIITDAREKNQLIDATYGRRTRAVIITDSNHVILSAIQPETVANRFVISRDHHTVDN from the coding sequence ATGGACATTCAATTAATAAATATCGGTTTCGGCAACATTGTCTCAGCTAACAAAGTAGTTGCGATCGTCAGTCCAGAATCTGCGCCAATTAAGCGGATTATCACCGATGCGCGGGAAAAAAACCAGCTGATTGATGCAACTTATGGTCGTCGGACAAGGGCTGTAATTATCACCGATTCTAATCATGTCATCCTTTCCGCAATTCAGCCCGAAACGGTAGCAAACCGATTCGTGATTTCCCGCGATCACCATACGGTAGATAATTAA
- a CDS encoding DUF3488 and DUF4129 domain-containing transglutaminase family protein, giving the protein MFNLSRIDWSSRLPIVNSWRQNIQTAPVMVVEDSVPLRVLVFGLIVMGIVAVDIAADTKFSFWAVPLSVVGGIWSYRYRRSQNIPVKFCIAIGMLVSLGAFFGQVLGELNDTRLALAELLIQLQILHSFDMPRRKDLGYSIVIGLILLGVAATLSQTLAFAPVLLLFLAIALPTLVLNYRSQIGLDESKVKREKAKESQLKSYLLFYFLLFTLIVGLGLGIFAVLPRFPGYQLRTFPVSSPIEVKGSFTGRSIINPGYVRQGNSENQGNGTENSQNGQPGKLNESFYYGFNSQMNQNLRGSMTSKVVMRVRSQVEGFWRVLAFDRYTGKGWEISRNDNVTTLKRSPWSYQIYLSPPPTTAKTREVVQTYTVVADLPNLIPAMSYPKEIYFPTPIIAVDQENGLRSPVALAEDLTYTVISEVPYRDRTLLGKATTNYPKNITKYYLQIPPEISPKVRKLTEEILANYHRNNVSKVSKTLDATYEKVLYLAQYLKQNYSIPQNPLEFPYLGDKEDLVEAFLFKYKGGYPDHFSTVLTVMLRSIGIPARLVAGFGAGEFNPFTGMYVVRNTDAYAMTEVYFPKYGWFTFDPIPNHPLIPPSVEDSQTFSVLRQFWNWVAGWLPSPVTGFLNTFFGKLLGWIFKAIAWFFALFAQGWLGVLTGLTLGTTIAFFGWLGWVQWRKWLKSRWLSKLPPMERLYQQMLQWTASKGLGKHPSQTPLEYAQVSYQHHPPATAQVIDEISQAYVTWRYGGQTPNLQQLRQKWQEIKKGHKR; this is encoded by the coding sequence ATGTTTAACTTATCCAGGATTGATTGGTCTTCGCGTCTACCTATAGTTAATAGTTGGCGACAAAATATCCAGACTGCACCTGTAATGGTAGTGGAAGATTCGGTTCCTCTGCGGGTGCTAGTTTTTGGGTTAATTGTGATGGGAATTGTGGCGGTTGATATTGCCGCAGATACCAAATTTAGTTTTTGGGCTGTCCCTTTAAGTGTTGTCGGGGGAATTTGGAGTTACCGCTATCGCCGCAGCCAAAATATTCCCGTGAAGTTCTGCATCGCCATTGGGATGTTAGTGTCTTTGGGTGCGTTCTTTGGGCAAGTACTGGGAGAATTAAATGATACGCGGCTGGCTTTAGCAGAGTTATTAATTCAACTGCAAATACTCCATAGTTTTGATATGCCCAGACGCAAGGATTTGGGCTATTCAATTGTGATTGGTTTGATTTTGTTGGGTGTCGCGGCAACACTGAGTCAAACTTTGGCTTTTGCACCTGTATTATTGTTGTTTTTAGCGATCGCCTTACCAACTTTAGTCTTAAATTATCGTTCCCAAATCGGGTTAGATGAGTCAAAAGTTAAAAGGGAAAAGGCAAAAGAATCACAATTAAAATCATATTTACTTTTTTACTTTTTACTTTTTACTTTAATTGTGGGGCTAGGTTTAGGAATTTTTGCAGTTCTACCCCGGTTCCCTGGTTATCAATTACGGACATTTCCCGTTAGTTCGCCGATTGAAGTTAAGGGCAGTTTTACCGGACGCAGTATTATTAATCCTGGTTATGTGCGTCAAGGCAATTCTGAAAATCAAGGTAATGGTACAGAAAACAGTCAAAATGGTCAACCAGGAAAATTAAACGAGAGCTTTTATTATGGCTTTAATAGCCAAATGAATCAAAACCTGCGGGGAAGCATGACATCCAAGGTGGTGATGCGGGTGCGATCGCAGGTGGAAGGTTTTTGGCGGGTATTAGCATTTGATCGCTACACAGGTAAGGGTTGGGAAATTTCCCGCAATGATAATGTTACTACCCTCAAGCGATCGCCTTGGTCTTATCAAATTTATCTGTCTCCACCTCCAACCACCGCTAAAACCAGAGAAGTTGTACAAACCTATACAGTGGTAGCAGATTTGCCGAATTTGATTCCGGCAATGTCTTACCCCAAAGAAATTTACTTTCCCACCCCGATTATTGCAGTTGATCAGGAAAATGGACTGCGATCACCAGTTGCTTTAGCGGAAGACTTGACTTACACAGTGATTTCCGAAGTACCTTACCGCGATCGAACTTTGTTAGGTAAAGCTACTACTAACTATCCAAAAAACATTACAAAATACTATTTGCAAATTCCACCAGAAATTTCACCCAAAGTCCGCAAATTAACTGAAGAAATTCTGGCGAATTACCATCGCAATAATGTATCTAAGGTGTCAAAAACTTTAGATGCAACTTATGAAAAGGTACTTTATCTAGCCCAATACCTCAAGCAAAATTATTCGATTCCCCAAAATCCCTTGGAGTTTCCTTATTTGGGAGACAAAGAAGATTTAGTAGAAGCTTTCTTATTTAAATACAAAGGCGGCTATCCAGACCATTTCTCAACTGTGTTAACAGTCATGCTGCGTTCGATTGGGATTCCCGCGCGGTTAGTGGCGGGGTTTGGTGCCGGCGAATTTAATCCTTTTACGGGAATGTATGTCGTCCGTAACACCGATGCTTACGCGATGACAGAAGTTTACTTTCCTAAATATGGTTGGTTTACCTTTGACCCCATTCCCAATCATCCCTTAATTCCCCCTTCTGTTGAAGACTCCCAAACCTTTAGCGTTTTGCGGCAATTCTGGAATTGGGTGGCTGGGTGGCTACCTTCCCCTGTGACGGGCTTCTTGAACACATTCTTTGGGAAACTCTTGGGTTGGATATTTAAAGCGATCGCTTGGTTTTTTGCTTTATTCGCTCAAGGTTGGCTGGGTGTGTTAACTGGCTTAACTTTGGGAACTACAATTGCTTTCTTTGGCTGGCTGGGTTGGGTACAGTGGCGGAAGTGGTTAAAGAGTCGGTGGTTGAGTAAATTACCACCAATGGAAAGGCTTTATCAACAAATGCTGCAATGGACAGCCAGCAAAGGTCTAGGTAAGCATCCGTCACAAACACCCCTAGAATATGCCCAAGTGTCATATCAACATCATCCACCAGCCACAGCCCAAGTCATCGATGAAATTAGTCAGGCTTATGTGACTTGGCGCTATGGTGGGCAGACTCCCAACTTGCAACAATTACGCCAAAAATGGCAAGAAATCAAAAAAGGACACAAGAGGTAG
- a CDS encoding PatU, with product MNSDSESLKNQLLTWLLADDVNTSESNLVEFKEIDGVENSLQQAATFASGDLELGGIPQTFKLGDIPTVQDRFQAVLKRRLQTEIENQPPLFPWETQLMEYPERLEERSLSLVPAWGWKAQQSKLNLPINLPETVFRELLEKCQTLLTASLPLGAKLVQAVEDFFPQESSYALNDIAGLVLRSTYRSADVLDQKLNIESDYPDLQPRQQMALSLMAAKQLLENLSLPVTPNSPVVERQWLTSEGLLTLRVEYQSRGKHTQLRVEADLPTKGIVTLRADGTLAMAQSSSAGCLNVELSCQEFNPTYTLEVEFPEIDQQPLLFVINPTI from the coding sequence ATGAATAGTGACTCAGAATCCTTAAAAAACCAATTACTCACTTGGCTGTTAGCAGATGATGTTAACACCAGTGAGTCTAACCTGGTCGAGTTTAAGGAAATAGACGGGGTAGAAAACTCTCTTCAACAAGCAGCCACTTTCGCCAGTGGCGATCTAGAGTTGGGAGGGATACCCCAAACCTTTAAACTGGGAGATATTCCTACTGTGCAAGACCGTTTCCAAGCCGTACTCAAGCGTCGTTTACAAACCGAAATCGAAAACCAACCTCCTTTGTTTCCTTGGGAAACACAATTAATGGAATATCCTGAGCGTTTGGAAGAGCGATCGCTCAGTTTAGTTCCTGCCTGGGGTTGGAAAGCACAACAATCTAAGCTGAATCTGCCAATTAATTTGCCAGAAACAGTTTTCCGCGAATTACTAGAAAAGTGCCAAACACTGTTAACTGCTTCACTGCCTTTGGGAGCTAAATTAGTTCAGGCAGTGGAAGACTTCTTCCCACAAGAATCTTCTTATGCACTGAATGATATTGCTGGTTTGGTACTCAGAAGTACTTATCGGTCTGCGGATGTTCTCGATCAAAAACTCAACATCGAGAGCGATTACCCAGATTTACAACCGCGTCAACAAATGGCATTGTCTTTAATGGCTGCCAAACAACTGCTAGAAAATTTAAGTCTGCCAGTGACACCAAACAGTCCAGTGGTAGAAAGACAATGGTTGACAAGTGAAGGTTTGTTGACTTTGCGGGTTGAATATCAATCTCGTGGCAAACACACTCAATTACGAGTTGAGGCTGATTTACCCACCAAAGGAATTGTGACATTGCGAGCTGATGGTACTTTGGCAATGGCTCAGTCTTCTAGTGCGGGCTGCTTGAATGTTGAGTTATCCTGTCAGGAATTTAACCCAACCTATACTTTAGAAGTTGAGTTTCCTGAAATAGACCAACAGCCTTTGTTATTTGTGATTAATCCTACAATCTAG